The Theobroma cacao cultivar B97-61/B2 chromosome 2, Criollo_cocoa_genome_V2, whole genome shotgun sequence genome includes the window TGTCCTCTTCATGGTCGGATTTTTCTGACTTGTCAAAGAAGTTAGCCTTTTTTCCATGGATGAAGCAGGTTGGTTTGATCCAGGATGGTGGTGATAAAGTGATAGAAAATGGTGATGAGAATTTCAAGTGTTCTTGCTGTGGTGTCATGTTAGAGAAAAAGTGGAACTTTCCTTATCTCCTGATTAAGCCTTCTTGGGAGGTTTTGGATTATACCCAGAAAGGAAATTTAATTACTGAAGCTGGAGGAGTTGATGGTATTGCAGATGAAGGTAATGCTTCAGATGGAATCAGATCAGATTTTGTGGCTGATTATCAGGAAGATGAACAGGGGGTTGAAGAAAACAACAGAATTGAGATCATTTCTGTTGGCGATGATGAAGCTGATAAAGGAAGAGAAATGGAGAAAGAGGAggatttttcatgttttatttcTAGTTTTGATTGCAATCAAATGGCTGCTAATGAGGATGATAATCATGATGTGGTTATAGAGAAAGATCAAATACCcatggaagaagaaggaaaCTTAAATGTGTCAATGGATGGTAAGGTGGTGACTCAAGTCGCTTGCAGCAAAGAGGAGTCTCCTGAATTTCTACCTAAGCATCTGGAGTTCTACATCGAGGGGGATGACTGTCATTTGATTCCAGTTGAATTGATCGATTCTACTGCTGTAGAAAGTGGAAGAATATACAAGTTTAGAGAGGAAGATCAAGGTATTTCTGATAATGGAGATGTTATTTTGGACTTTGATTTGCGTCCTGGGACACCAGTGGAATTGGTTGTGGAGAACAAATGCAGTTCAGGAGAGAAAGTGACATTACTTTCAGCCCAAGAGAGTGAGGATGAAAGCAGTGTTGCAGTAGTTGAATCAGTGGAGTCGAATGAGAAGAAAGAGAGCTTCTCAGAACATGCAGGAGAGGAAGATTTGATGGAGGAGGAAGATGAGCAAGTTGCTACCACTCAAGCAACTCAGACCCCTTTGAACGAAGCTGATGATGCTCAAGGAAGTGCAGCAATAAGAGAAGGGGAAACGGATGTAGATGGTAATCAAGGtacttatttatttcaatttaatttgaatttgaccTGATTCCTACTGTTGAGTTATTAAGTTTGAACAATTTGTCAATTTTATGCAGTTTCTGATGAgcaaaatgatgaaattgaagCAGAGATCTCAATAGGGACAGATATTCCTGATCATGAACCAATTGAAGATATTCAACTGCAACATTTGTACGAATGCACACAAGAAAATCCCTCCTCCAGTTCTGCTCAATTGCATGCAGATGATGATCATGGTAAGCCGTGATTTCAAACTTAGAattgtcttttatttttttatattttatttgatgtgtTAATCTTGGATTCCTTTACATTAGGCTTCAAGAATGCTGAGGAAGAAACTATACAGTTTAAAACCATAACGGTTGAAACATGTGACCAAGCAATAAAAAACCATTTATCATTATCTTCAGAGCTTAATGAGGTCGAGGAAGATAAAGTCCCTGATACACCCACTTCTATAGATAGCCTCCACCTGTTGCACAAGAAGTTGCTATTGCTTGACAGAAAAGAATCAGGAACAGAAGATTCATTGGATGGAAGTGTTTTCAGTGACATTGAGGGTGCTGATGGGGTACTAACTGTTGAGAAGTTGAAATCAGCGTTGAAAGCTGAAAGGAAGGCTTTAAATGCTTTGTACACAGAACTTGAGGAAGAGAGAAGTGCATCTGCTGTGGCAGCAAACCAGACAATGGCAATGATAAATAGGCTTCAAGAAGAGAAGGCAGCAATGCAGATGGAAGCTTTGCAGTATCAGAGGATGATGGAAGAACAGTCTGAGTATGACCAGGAAGCTTTGCAGCTTCTTAATGAGCTTATGgtcaagagagagaaagagaaggcgGAGCTTGAAAAAGAGCTGGAGGTATATCGCAGGAAGGTGCAGGATTATGAGGCCAGAGAGAAAATGATAATGCTCagaagaaggaaagaagaCAGCACTAGGAGCGCAACTTCTGCATCTTGCAGCAATGCTGAGGATAGTGATGGACTATCAGTTGATTTGAATCATGAACCAAAGGAAGAAGATAGCTTTGATAACCATCAAGAGGATAGCAACCAGAATACCCCTGCTGATGCAGTTTTGTATTTGGAAGAGTCATTGGCTAACTTCGAGGAAGAGAGGCTATCCATTCTAGAGCAGCTCAAGGTTTTGGAAGAGAAATTGGTTTCATTGAATGATGAAGAGGAACAGCATTTTGAGGATATAAAATCAGTTGAGTATTTGTATGAAGAGAATGGGAACGGCTTCCATGAGAGTTCTGATTTCAGCTATGAAACAAATGGGGTTGCCAATGGTCATTTCAAGGGAGTGAATGGGAAACATCACCAAGAGAAAAAACTCATGGCTGCAAAGGCAAAGAGACTTCTCCCACTTTTTGATGCCACTGATGCAGAAATTGAAGATGGGATATTGAATGGACACGAAAATGGCTTTGATTCTGTTGTCTTGCAACATTTCTCACCACCCAACTCTGAACTAGAGAGCAAAAAGCTTGCTATTGAGGAAGAGGTGGATCATGTTTATGAGAGACTACAAGCGCTTGAGGCAGATAGGGAGTTTCTAAAGCATTGTATCAGCTCCTTGAGGAAAGGAGATAAAGGAATCTATCTTCTTCAAGAGATTTTACAACATCTTCGTGATTTGAGGAGTGTGGAACTCAGAGTAAGGAGTATTGGAGATGCTGCTATGTAGTTGCATTCGGCAGAATACACTGGGAAGGCTAATCGGTAATCTGCTGTTCTTTGTATccatatcatagagttatagTTTCTTTTTAGTTCTACCTTTCAGTTGTAATGGTAtttctttattgattttatgttgttGATTATTGTAGAATGCTCAATTGGAGTTGCTTAACCGCCACAAATTTAGGATTAGAGTAAACACCAACTTGGGCGGATAGTCAGTGATACAGTCGCCAACGCAATTCCACAACGTCAACAATTTCAAGGGGAAGTCCCTTAATGGAAGAGGGAGGCTCCTGCTATGGTCTGTTTGGTGATCTTGGTGGACTGAAAATTGAAGAGTCTGTCATTTTCCCTTTTGCATTTTCCCGGTTTCAGTGTCCAAGTAAATCCCAAAATTTTTGTGGGTTCAGCTCTTCATCACCTTTTGAGGAAAAGGAGGATGGTGAGTGTATGTGTGTGCAAGTCAGTGAGGTGAAAGCCAAGCTGTCATTTGTATGTTGTGAGAAAAGACCTGGCCTGCAGAGCTGGAGAGATCCAACAAGGATTCCTGTGCCAGATTGCATAGCATTAGTTTATATTCAGACAGTTAGAACTAGAAGGctctttttgtcattttcttaatCTTTTGAGGGAAGGGAAGGAAAGGGTAAGTAACCCCGTTTTCCTTCTCATCTTTtgcatcattttcatcatctgGTGGGTCTGTCTATTATTTGAGGGGCAAAGTTGAGTTACTTGTATACTACATGCATCCATCTGTACGTATATAAAGTGAGTGTTTGTTTATACTGTGCTGGAGCTGTTTTTCGTTGTATATACATGTTCCTTGTTTCTTAAGTCCATGACAGAGGTAGTCAGTCAGGTAGATGTACCAAGaacaaaagtataaaataacaGTGAAATATTATATTCTGAATAAGAAGCAAAGATTGCTTTCAGAGTTGA containing:
- the LOC18609832 gene encoding myosin-binding protein 2 isoform X1 — its product is MAANKFATMLHKNTNRITLILVYTLLEWILIILLLLNSLFSYLIIKFADYFGLKRPCLWCTRLDHIFEPSKYNNSCRDLVCDDHANEISKLGYCSNHRKLAESQDMCEDCLSSSWSDFSDLSKKLAFFPWMKQVGLIQDGGDKVIENGDENFKCSCCGVMLEKKWNFPYLLIKPSWEVLDYTQKGNLITEAGGVDGIADEGNASDGIRSDFVADYQEDEQGVEENNRIEIISVGDDEADKGREMEKEEDFSCFISSFDCNQMAANEDDNHDVVIEKDQIPMEEEGNLNVSMDGKVVTQVACSKEESPEFLPKHLEFYIEGDDCHLIPVELIDSTAVESGRIYKFREEDQGISDNGDVILDFDLRPGTPVELVVENKCSSGEKVTLLSAQESEDESSVAVVESVESNEKKESFSEHAGEEDLMEEEDEQVATTQATQTPLNEADDAQGSAAIREGETDVDGNQVSDEQNDEIEAEISIGTDIPDHEPIEDIQLQHLYECTQENPSSSSAQLHADDDHGFKNAEEETIQFKTITVETCDQAIKNHLSLSSELNEVEEDKVPDTPTSIDSLHLLHKKLLLLDRKESGTEDSLDGSVFSDIEGADGVLTVEKLKSALKAERKALNALYTELEEERSASAVAANQTMAMINRLQEEKAAMQMEALQYQRMMEEQSEYDQEALQLLNELMVKREKEKAELEKELEVYRRKVQDYEAREKMIMLRRRKEDSTRSATSASCSNAEDSDGLSVDLNHEPKEEDSFDNHQEDSNQNTPADAVLYLEESLANFEEERLSILEQLKVLEEKLVSLNDEEEQHFEDIKSVEYLYEENGNGFHESSDFSYETNGVANGHFKGVNGKHHQEKKLMAAKAKRLLPLFDATDAEIEDGILNGHENGFDSVVLQHFSPPNSELESKKLAIEEEVDHVYERLQALEADREFLKHCISSLRKGDKGIYLLQEILQHLRDLRSVELRVRSIGDAAM
- the LOC18609832 gene encoding myosin-binding protein 2 isoform X2 yields the protein MAANKFATMLHKNTNRITLILVYTLLEWILIILLLLNSLFSYLIIKFADYFGLKRPCLWCTRLDHIFEPSKYNNSCRDLVCDDHANEISKLGYCSNHRKLAESQDMCEDCLSSSWSDFSDLSKKLAFFPWMKQVGLIQDGGDKVIENGDENFKCSCCGVMLEKKWNFPYLLIKPSWEVLDYTQKGNLITEAGGVDGIADEGNASDGIRSDFVADYQEDEQGVEENNRIEIISVGDDEADKGREMEKEEDFSCFISSFDCNQMAANEDDNHDVVIEKDQIPMEEEGNLNVSMDGKVVTQVACSKEESPEFLPKHLEFYIEGDDCHLIPVELIDSTAVESGRIYKFREEDQGISDNGDVILDFDLRPGTPVELVVENKCSSGEKVTLLSAQESEDESSVAVVESVESNEKKESFSEHAGEEDLMEEEDEQVATTQATQTPLNEADDAQGSAAIREGETDVDGNQVSDEQNDEIEAEISIGTDIPDHEPIEDIQLQHLYECTQENPSSSSAQLHADDDHELNEVEEDKVPDTPTSIDSLHLLHKKLLLLDRKESGTEDSLDGSVFSDIEGADGVLTVEKLKSALKAERKALNALYTELEEERSASAVAANQTMAMINRLQEEKAAMQMEALQYQRMMEEQSEYDQEALQLLNELMVKREKEKAELEKELEVYRRKVQDYEAREKMIMLRRRKEDSTRSATSASCSNAEDSDGLSVDLNHEPKEEDSFDNHQEDSNQNTPADAVLYLEESLANFEEERLSILEQLKVLEEKLVSLNDEEEQHFEDIKSVEYLYEENGNGFHESSDFSYETNGVANGHFKGVNGKHHQEKKLMAAKAKRLLPLFDATDAEIEDGILNGHENGFDSVVLQHFSPPNSELESKKLAIEEEVDHVYERLQALEADREFLKHCISSLRKGDKGIYLLQEILQHLRDLRSVELRVRSIGDAAM